The following coding sequences are from one Chelonoidis abingdonii isolate Lonesome George chromosome 4, CheloAbing_2.0, whole genome shotgun sequence window:
- the LOC116815517 gene encoding perforin-1-like has protein sequence MPRSGAFIPILLLFLLPGVSPYCYTGKAEVCDENMASVPAHNLVGEGIDITTLEWTGAYLVDTSLWRGPNGTCSLCRNPLQGGQLQRVPLPVVDWRVHSWCNRELSSSVAESAVDVARAIASDVKNDWKLELGLPDESPVLALGGSQSQLAGYAYRKELQDKYMFVRHEVSCVYYRLRLPQHPPLTLHFSQALSLLPPSYDSAAYRPFLATYGTHYVSQAALGGRMRQLTAAQTCRAVLDELTASDIKECLDSQFSLNLGLGSLSSNLACREGSSHWHKWRSQVAYMEHRTEVTGGHGHANLLFSTKQDTGVFSAWMESLKTNPGLVSYSLTPIHTLVEPDDPRREVLRQAVKEYVAERGRKRSCPHSCPEGGKTYSWDPCKCYCFGSPLTNSMCCSLKRGMARLKVRVLWAEDLWGDPMSATDAYVRFLFQGRRLQTGYIEADNDPIWFKDLDFGPVTLPALPKMEMEVWDSDPWEDDLLGRCYTYLKVGRDVRLTCYLAHGHLKFSYTLECGPNLGGNNCHEYMPARG, from the exons ATGCCCAGATCTGGTGCCTTCATCCctatcctccttctcttccttctcccgGGGGTCTCCCCCTACTGCTACACGGGCAAAGCTGAGGTGTGCGATGAGAACATGGCCTCTGTGCCTGCACACAACCTGGTGGGGGAGGGCATCGACATCACCACGCTGGAGTGGACAGGGGCCTACCTGGTGGACACCAGCTTATGGCGCGGCCCAAACGGCACCTGCAGCCTGTGCCGGAACCCGCTGCAGGGGGGGCAGCTGCAGAGGGTGCCTCTGCCCGTGGTCGACTGGAGGGTCCACAGCTGGTGCAACCGAGAGctcagcagctcagtggcagagtcagcCGTGGACGTGGCCCGGGCAATAGCATCGGATGTGAAAAATGACTGGAAGTTGGAGCTGGGGCTGCCAGATGAGTCCCCAGTCCTGGCCCTGGGGGGGTCCCAATCCCAGCTCGCTGGTTATGCCTACCGGAAGGAGCTGCAGGACAAATACATGTTCGTACGCCACGAGGTGTCTTGTGTGTATTACAG GTTGAGGCTCCCCCAACACCCCCCACTGACGCTCCACTTCTCCCaggccctgagcctcctcccacccagCTACGACTCAGCTGCATACCGGCCCTTCCTGGCCACGTACGGCACCCACTACGttagccaggcagcactgggGGGGCGCATGCGGCAGCTGACAGCTGCCCAGACCTGCCGGGCGGTATTGGACGAGCTGACGGCTTCCGACATCAAGGAGTGCCTGGACTCACAGTTCTCACTGAACCTGGGCTTGGGGTCACTTTCCTCAAACCTTGCGTGCCGAGAGGGAAGCAGCCACTGGCACAAGTGGCGTTCCCAGGTGGCCTACATGGAGCACCGCACCGAGGTGACGGGTGGCCACGGCCACGCCAACCTGCTCTTCTCCACCAAGCAAGACACTGGGGTCTTCTCGGCTTGGATGGAGAGCCTCAAAACCAACCCCGGCCTTGTCTCCTACTCTCTGACGCCCATCCACACCTTGGTGGAGCCAGACGACCCCAGGCGGGAGGTGCTGAGGCAGGCAGTGAAGGAGTATGTGGCTGAGCGGGGTCGGAAAAGGAGTTGCCCTCATagctgcccagaggggggcaaAACCtactcctgggacccctgcaaaTGCTACTGCTTCGGCAGCCCCCTCACCAACTCCATGTGCTGCTCACTCAAGCGGGGCATGGCCCGGCTGAAGGTCCGGGTGCTGTGGGCCGAAGACCTATGGGGGGACCCCATGTCTGCCACCGATGCCTATGTCAGGTTCTTGTTCCAAGGGCGACGGCTGCAGACGGGCTACATTGAGGCAGATAACGACCCCATCTGGTTCAAAGACCTGGACTTTGGGCCGGTGACACTGCCGGCACTGCCCAAAATGGAAATGGAGGTGTGGGACAGTGACCCGTGGGAGGATGACCTCCTGGGCCGCTGCTACACCTACCTCAAGGTTGGCAGGGATGTCAGGCTTACCTGCTACCTCGCACATGGCCATTTGAAGTTTTCCTACACGCTGGAGTGCGGGCCCAACCTGGGGGGCAACAATTGCCATGAGTACATGCCTGCAAGAGGCTGA